A genomic stretch from Chitinophaga agri includes:
- a CDS encoding nuclear transport factor 2 family protein: MTTLKENVHTLNNLIISHDTLKAMELFYAHDVQMQENEDSPRQGKEACIEHEKMILDLFDLDYILIDQAINEAGNVVFSEWEMNFTNKETGKSSKRIQVSVQHWHEGLIESEKFYYNRSPKKM, encoded by the coding sequence ATGACCACACTAAAAGAGAACGTACATACACTGAATAACCTTATCATCAGCCATGACACCTTAAAGGCCATGGAGTTATTCTATGCACATGATGTACAGATGCAGGAGAATGAAGATAGCCCGAGGCAAGGAAAAGAAGCGTGTATAGAACATGAAAAAATGATACTCGATCTTTTTGATCTTGACTATATCCTGATAGATCAGGCGATCAACGAAGCCGGCAATGTTGTTTTCAGCGAATGGGAAATGAACTTCACCAACAAAGAAACAGGTAAATCCAGCAAGCGGATACAGGTATCTGTGCAACACTGGCATGAAGGATTAATAGAAAGCGAGAAGTTCTATTATAACAGGTCTCCAAAGAAAATGTAA
- the gap gene encoding type I glyceraldehyde-3-phosphate dehydrogenase, giving the protein MGTTLKIGINGFGRIGRLVYRQIYKMPGIDVVAINDLTSPAVLAHLLKYDSAQGRFDSEVKHSDNAITVDGNEVKIYAQRDPSQIPWKEHGIDVVIESTGFFADKDKAAAHLTAGAKRVVISAPATGDLKTVVFNVNHDILDGSETIISCASCTTNCLAPMAKVLDDSFGIELGTMTTIHAYTNDQNTLDAPHPKGDLRRARAAAANIVPNSTGAAKAIGLVLPSLKGKLDGNAQRVPTITGSLTELVSVLKKKVTAEEINAAMKAAANESFGYTEDEIVSTDIVGINYGSLYDATQTKVITVGDKQLVKTVSWYDNEMSYVSQLVRTVKYFAGLINK; this is encoded by the coding sequence ATGGGAACTACTCTTAAAATCGGTATTAATGGTTTCGGTCGTATTGGCCGCTTAGTATACCGTCAGATCTACAAGATGCCAGGCATAGACGTGGTAGCTATTAATGACCTTACAAGTCCCGCTGTATTAGCTCATCTGCTGAAGTACGATTCTGCACAGGGTCGTTTCGATTCAGAAGTTAAGCATTCTGATAACGCCATCACAGTTGACGGTAATGAGGTAAAAATATACGCACAGAGAGATCCTTCACAAATTCCCTGGAAAGAGCATGGTATTGATGTGGTGATTGAGTCTACAGGTTTCTTTGCAGACAAAGATAAAGCAGCAGCTCACCTGACTGCTGGTGCTAAAAGAGTAGTTATCTCTGCTCCAGCTACCGGCGATCTGAAAACAGTTGTTTTCAACGTAAACCATGATATCCTGGATGGTAGCGAAACTATCATCTCCTGCGCTTCATGTACTACTAACTGTCTGGCTCCAATGGCTAAAGTACTGGATGATTCCTTCGGTATCGAACTGGGTACTATGACAACCATCCACGCTTACACCAACGACCAGAACACCCTGGATGCTCCTCATCCAAAAGGTGACCTGCGCCGTGCACGTGCCGCTGCAGCTAACATCGTTCCTAACAGCACCGGTGCTGCTAAAGCAATCGGTCTGGTACTGCCTTCCCTGAAAGGTAAACTGGATGGTAACGCACAGCGTGTTCCAACTATCACCGGCTCCCTGACCGAACTGGTGTCTGTTCTGAAAAAGAAAGTAACTGCAGAAGAGATCAACGCTGCTATGAAAGCTGCTGCTAACGAATCTTTCGGTTATACCGAAGATGAGATCGTAAGCACTGACATCGTTGGTATCAACTACGGTTCTCTGTACGATGCTACACAGACCAAAGTTATCACTGTAGGAGACAAACAACTGGTGAAAACCGTGTCCTGGTACGATAACGAAATGAGCTACGTATCACAGCTGGTACGTACCGTTAAGTACTTCGCGGGTCTGATCAACAAATAA
- a CDS encoding phosphoglycerate kinase: MSQFSDFNFSGHKAVVRVDFNVPLNDKYEITDDTRMTAAVPTIKKILKDGGSVILMSHLGRPKDGPTEKYSLKHLVYHLVKLLDGVTVKFAEDCVGPVAETAAANLQPGEVLLLENLRFHKEEEKGDKAFAEKLSKLGDVYVNDAFGTAHRAHASTAVIAEFFAADKRMFGLLMEAEVSNGEKVLSGAGKPFTAILGGAKVSDKILIIENLMEKANNIIIGGGMAYTFLKAQGKEIGNSLVENDKLDLALELLAKAKAKGVQLILPVDSVAADKFAADANTQIVSNDNIPAGWMGLDIGEKSVALFSETIQQSKTILWNGPMGVFEMKAFQNGTKAVADAIVIATSQGAFSLVGGGDSVAAVNQFGLSEKVSYVSTGGGALLEFFEGKVLPGIAAIKG, from the coding sequence ATGAGTCAATTCTCCGACTTCAACTTCAGCGGCCACAAAGCTGTGGTACGCGTAGACTTCAACGTGCCGCTTAACGATAAATACGAGATCACTGATGATACCCGTATGACCGCCGCTGTACCAACTATCAAGAAAATTCTGAAAGATGGCGGAAGCGTTATCCTGATGTCTCACCTCGGCCGTCCAAAAGATGGTCCTACCGAGAAGTATTCCCTGAAGCACCTGGTATATCACCTGGTTAAATTACTGGATGGTGTAACAGTTAAATTCGCGGAAGATTGCGTTGGTCCCGTAGCAGAAACAGCAGCTGCTAATCTGCAGCCTGGAGAAGTGCTCCTGCTCGAGAACCTGCGCTTCCATAAAGAAGAAGAAAAAGGTGATAAGGCCTTCGCTGAAAAATTATCTAAACTGGGTGATGTATATGTGAACGATGCCTTCGGTACCGCTCACCGCGCACACGCCTCTACAGCGGTCATCGCTGAGTTCTTTGCTGCTGACAAACGCATGTTTGGTCTGCTGATGGAAGCGGAAGTAAGCAATGGTGAAAAAGTACTGAGCGGTGCTGGTAAACCATTCACTGCTATCCTGGGTGGCGCTAAAGTAAGCGACAAGATCCTGATCATCGAAAACCTGATGGAAAAAGCTAATAACATCATCATTGGTGGCGGTATGGCTTACACCTTCCTGAAAGCACAGGGTAAAGAAATCGGTAACTCCCTCGTGGAAAACGATAAACTTGACCTGGCCCTGGAACTACTGGCTAAAGCTAAAGCTAAAGGTGTTCAGCTGATCCTGCCTGTTGACTCAGTAGCTGCTGATAAGTTCGCCGCTGATGCAAACACGCAGATCGTTAGCAACGATAACATCCCTGCTGGATGGATGGGTCTGGACATAGGAGAAAAATCCGTAGCACTGTTCAGCGAAACTATTCAGCAATCAAAAACGATCCTGTGGAACGGTCCTATGGGCGTATTTGAAATGAAAGCTTTCCAGAACGGTACCAAAGCTGTTGCTGATGCTATTGTGATCGCTACTTCACAGGGTGCCTTCTCCCTGGTAGGTGGTGGTGACTCCGTAGCTGCGGTAAACCAGTTTGGCCTGTCTGAGAAAGTTAGTTATGTATCTACCGGTGGTGGTGCTTTGCTGGAGTTCTTCGAAGGTAAAGTCCTTCCTGGTATTGCAGCTATCAAAGGCTAG
- the dctA gene encoding C4-dicarboxylate transporter DctA: MSKLFRHLYFQVIIAILIGIITGALFPSAAPTGKMMSEVFINLIKMLIAPIIFLTIVLGIARMGDMKKVGRVGGKALLYFEIVTTLAIVIGLLVANILKPGAGMVPRQEHAAEVAKYQQQASGFSWSEFLMHIVPSNVVDSFAKGDIIQVLVFAILFGYGLTKMKETGNSLLTTFEKLSQVFFNILKFIMRLAPLGAFGGMVYTVGNFGLTALYPMLKLLGCVYLTMFLFIFVILGLIAWKYEFSLWKYLVFIRNELLIVLGTSSSESALPGLMEKLENLGCARQIVGLVVPAGYSFNLDGTSIYLSMAVIFLAQLSKVPLDLGQQLTIIGILMITSKGAAGITGSGFIVLTSTLTAMKVIPLEGLGVLIGVDRFMSEARAITNLIGNGVATIVMAKSEDAFDLGKYIAATSKPQKTT; encoded by the coding sequence ATGAGTAAACTGTTCCGCCATCTCTATTTCCAGGTTATTATAGCTATCCTTATCGGTATTATCACTGGCGCCCTGTTCCCCTCCGCTGCCCCTACCGGTAAAATGATGAGTGAGGTTTTTATCAATCTGATCAAAATGCTCATTGCCCCTATTATCTTCCTTACCATCGTACTTGGTATCGCCCGTATGGGTGATATGAAAAAGGTCGGCCGCGTAGGAGGAAAGGCCCTGCTCTATTTTGAGATTGTTACCACATTAGCTATTGTCATAGGGCTCTTAGTTGCCAATATCCTGAAGCCCGGTGCCGGAATGGTCCCTCGGCAGGAGCATGCCGCCGAAGTGGCTAAGTACCAGCAACAGGCATCCGGCTTCAGCTGGTCTGAATTTCTCATGCATATCGTTCCTTCCAATGTGGTAGATTCTTTTGCTAAAGGCGATATTATTCAGGTGCTCGTATTTGCTATCCTGTTCGGCTACGGACTCACTAAAATGAAAGAAACGGGTAATTCTCTGCTAACCACCTTCGAAAAACTGTCGCAGGTCTTTTTCAATATACTTAAGTTCATTATGCGCCTGGCCCCTTTGGGTGCCTTTGGAGGTATGGTATATACGGTGGGTAACTTCGGGCTGACGGCTTTATACCCCATGCTTAAACTACTGGGATGTGTCTATCTCACCATGTTCCTCTTCATTTTTGTTATACTGGGACTGATCGCCTGGAAATATGAGTTCAGCCTGTGGAAATACCTCGTATTTATCCGGAATGAACTACTGATCGTACTCGGTACCTCCTCTTCGGAATCTGCCCTGCCGGGACTGATGGAGAAACTGGAAAATCTGGGATGTGCCAGGCAGATCGTCGGATTGGTGGTCCCAGCAGGTTATTCTTTCAACCTCGACGGTACCAGTATTTATCTTTCTATGGCAGTGATATTTCTGGCTCAGCTTTCTAAAGTACCTTTAGACCTCGGACAGCAGTTGACGATAATCGGTATACTAATGATCACTTCGAAAGGAGCTGCTGGCATCACTGGTAGTGGCTTTATTGTACTGACATCAACGCTTACAGCCATGAAAGTGATACCGCTGGAAGGGCTAGGGGTGCTGATAGGAGTAGATCGCTTTATGTCCGAAGCCCGTGCCATTACTAACCTGATAGGAAACGGCGTAGCAACGATTGTCATGGCTAAAAGCGAGGATGCATTTGATCTCGGAAAATATATAGCAGCTACCAGTAAACCACAAAAAACAACTTAA
- a CDS encoding sensor histidine kinase, whose amino-acid sequence MCISAFLLWLMIGPCAFVKGQGSSYTFSHLDRTDGLASNHVSAILQDSKGFIWIASTALQRYDGINLLTVASFDKVPGSIYYDDICLCEDNKGRIWMGAPDNIRYYDPATATVSVLKIDIPPSIHGSLSCSRIIQDHAGVIWATTQEGLLQYDDVHNRFVKPVNIPESIRRDLYSTIIEDRKGNLWISGRKGIYKLDPSRKRLYYADNNPENDPLLAIRSSVRRFYLDGQQRMWIATRGGDSLYQYIPDTRDFHAFSFSLPFANGNMVTDIIADREQDIWVSTENGGIYRYNERSGKFDTNIRSNNEDDQDLHYDFEVNCFLNDRNGRLWVGTDLGVNILSMPAGSFRIMDHRTTFKGTDERLPRAEVTGLFQDSHGNIYAGYWGRGICWLNPSLDLMGQYLHDAKSPAYQLPEERSLVWSFAELSDGKVLVGQENGRLSVFDPNKGRFLQHYHVPIFGDQTLMTMSPEGDSIVWIGLYKRGLVKWNTDTDSFTAYPSLLEYVNRPITVMDIARRHDSVLWIATSDAGLLRFNSHNGQVSGSEVFTHDKYTVSNITCIEFLDDTTLIAGTDHGLWVYNTDKGTARPLMINGALFNEWVLNLQVNDTLGVWFSTQYGFYHFNRNQGAIETFVQTGDIIDNNRKVRRSVSMLLDGRLMVGASDHFVIFDPKVLQVAPPPPDVTILSFRTMDSVVNLGLERGRYAPVTLSYRQNFISIEFKSLLYHHEAVGYLYQMEGVDEGWVKAEGLLVARYTNLPPGSYLFKVRSVNPAGTFSTGITTLTINILPAFWQTALFRILCVLLIVVLVYVYFKLRVNAVKKEARRRTAIQQQIAQLEMKALRAQMNPHFIFNALNSIQTFMMKRETEQALSYLGRFARLIRNVLDNSQMNSIPISNELRMLENYLELEKLRFGDQFSYAISVDDELDPDFTDIPTMILQPFVENAIWHGLLHKKGNGHLSITFHKREKSLLCVIEDNGVGRERAVAQRQQGNEHHSRGLQITRDRLALYNRRFNLDATFEIEDLYDEAGQPNGTKVNVWFPLSEV is encoded by the coding sequence TTGTGTATATCAGCCTTTCTGCTCTGGCTGATGATCGGGCCATGTGCATTTGTGAAAGGGCAAGGCTCGTCTTACACATTCTCTCATCTGGACCGGACTGACGGTCTGGCCAGTAATCACGTGTCCGCCATACTGCAGGACAGCAAAGGGTTTATCTGGATCGCCAGTACTGCCCTTCAGCGTTATGACGGTATTAACCTGCTTACCGTAGCCAGTTTTGATAAAGTACCAGGCTCTATTTACTACGATGATATCTGCCTGTGTGAAGATAATAAAGGTCGCATCTGGATGGGCGCGCCGGATAATATCCGCTACTATGATCCGGCTACTGCCACTGTTTCTGTGTTGAAAATAGATATTCCGCCCTCCATACATGGAAGCCTGAGTTGCAGCCGTATCATTCAGGACCATGCGGGTGTTATATGGGCTACCACACAGGAAGGATTGCTCCAATATGACGACGTGCATAACCGTTTTGTTAAACCTGTCAATATTCCTGAGTCAATCCGGCGGGACCTGTATAGTACCATTATTGAAGACCGGAAAGGCAACCTGTGGATCAGCGGACGTAAAGGCATCTATAAGCTGGATCCATCGCGAAAGCGTCTCTATTATGCTGATAATAATCCTGAAAACGACCCGTTGCTAGCTATCCGAAGTAGTGTCAGGCGGTTTTATCTGGATGGGCAGCAACGTATGTGGATAGCAACCCGCGGAGGTGACTCCCTGTATCAGTATATCCCCGATACCCGTGACTTTCATGCATTCTCCTTCTCTCTGCCATTTGCCAACGGGAATATGGTGACCGATATCATTGCTGACAGGGAACAGGATATCTGGGTCTCCACGGAGAATGGTGGTATCTACAGGTATAATGAGCGATCGGGTAAGTTTGATACCAATATCCGGTCGAATAATGAAGATGATCAGGACCTGCACTATGACTTTGAAGTGAACTGTTTCCTCAATGACCGTAATGGCCGTCTATGGGTTGGAACCGATCTGGGAGTGAACATCCTGAGTATGCCTGCCGGCTCTTTCCGGATCATGGACCATCGCACCACATTTAAAGGAACAGACGAGCGGTTGCCCCGGGCTGAGGTCACTGGACTCTTCCAGGATAGTCATGGAAATATCTATGCCGGTTACTGGGGGAGAGGCATTTGCTGGCTGAATCCCTCCCTTGACCTGATGGGGCAATATCTGCATGATGCCAAAAGTCCCGCTTATCAGCTGCCGGAAGAGCGTAGCCTGGTATGGAGCTTTGCTGAATTGAGTGACGGGAAGGTATTGGTAGGACAGGAAAATGGCCGGCTTTCTGTATTCGATCCCAATAAAGGAAGATTTCTGCAGCACTATCATGTGCCCATATTCGGAGATCAGACGCTGATGACCATGTCTCCGGAAGGAGATTCTATCGTATGGATAGGCTTATATAAAAGAGGACTGGTAAAATGGAATACTGATACAGATTCCTTCACGGCTTATCCCAGTCTGCTGGAATATGTGAACAGACCGATCACCGTCATGGATATTGCCCGTAGGCATGACTCTGTGCTCTGGATCGCTACCAGTGATGCCGGGTTGCTCCGGTTTAATAGTCATAACGGACAAGTGAGTGGTTCGGAGGTCTTTACGCACGATAAATACACAGTCAGCAATATTACCTGTATTGAGTTCCTGGATGATACTACACTCATCGCAGGAACTGATCATGGCCTCTGGGTTTACAACACAGATAAAGGAACTGCCCGCCCGCTGATGATCAATGGGGCACTCTTTAATGAATGGGTCCTTAATCTGCAGGTCAATGATACGCTGGGCGTCTGGTTCAGTACGCAGTATGGTTTCTATCACTTCAACCGTAACCAGGGCGCTATAGAAACATTTGTACAGACAGGCGACATCATCGATAATAACAGAAAGGTGCGCAGGTCGGTTAGTATGCTGCTGGACGGAAGGCTGATGGTGGGTGCATCAGATCACTTTGTGATCTTTGATCCGAAAGTCCTGCAGGTAGCGCCGCCGCCACCGGATGTGACCATTCTCAGTTTCCGTACTATGGATAGTGTGGTCAATCTGGGTTTGGAAAGAGGTCGTTACGCCCCTGTGACACTTTCTTACCGGCAGAACTTTATCAGTATAGAATTTAAGAGTCTGCTCTACCACCATGAAGCGGTCGGCTATTTATACCAGATGGAAGGGGTGGATGAAGGATGGGTAAAAGCGGAAGGTTTACTCGTAGCCAGATATACCAATCTGCCACCCGGCAGTTACCTGTTTAAGGTACGTAGCGTGAATCCTGCCGGTACATTTTCTACGGGTATTACCACACTGACGATTAATATCCTGCCCGCCTTCTGGCAAACAGCGCTCTTCAGGATACTATGTGTATTACTGATCGTTGTGCTGGTCTATGTCTACTTCAAACTACGTGTGAATGCTGTTAAAAAGGAGGCCCGCCGGAGAACGGCTATCCAGCAGCAGATCGCTCAGCTGGAAATGAAAGCACTACGTGCGCAGATGAACCCACACTTTATTTTCAATGCACTGAACTCTATACAGACATTCATGATGAAACGGGAAACGGAGCAGGCATTGTCTTACCTGGGGCGTTTTGCCCGGCTGATCAGGAATGTACTGGATAATTCACAGATGAACAGTATTCCTATTTCCAACGAACTACGTATGCTGGAAAACTATCTGGAACTGGAAAAACTGCGTTTTGGAGATCAGTTCAGTTATGCGATTTCTGTAGATGACGAGCTGGATCCTGACTTTACAGATATACCTACCATGATCTTACAACCGTTTGTGGAAAATGCTATCTGGCATGGATTGCTGCACAAGAAAGGAAACGGACACCTGTCTATTACTTTCCATAAACGTGAGAAGAGCCTGCTTTGTGTGATTGAAGACAATGGGGTAGGA